A genomic region of Bactrocera dorsalis isolate Fly_Bdor chromosome 3, ASM2337382v1, whole genome shotgun sequence contains the following coding sequences:
- the LOC105233074 gene encoding uncharacterized protein LOC105233074 isoform X1, with amino-acid sequence MTYNGRWHERSHLFLETSYLNMSICSNPRLHSYKNRRELQSLRCVSPTQEIRRKIETSQRCLNHSACDYALSDPVLIVITLTAVVGSFCLLSGLIILCAVSKTLHDQTSEAILLLGIGFFIYAIAFVAWKITNARRIAHIIEALNKETTSALV; translated from the exons ATGACGTACAATGGGCGATGGCACGAGCGAAGTCATCTATTTTTGGAAACCTCTTATTTAAATATGAGCATCTGCTCAAACCCCAGACTCCACAGTTACAAAAATAGGCGGGAGCTACAAAGTCTACGTTGTGTCAGTCCAACACAGGAAATACGGCgaaaaat cGAAACATCACAACGTTGCTTAAATCATTCCGCTTGTGATTACGCACTCAGCGATCCAGTTTTAATAGTCATTACTTTAACAGCGGTAGTTGGTTCATTTTGTTTACTAAGCGGATTAATTATTTTGTGTGCAGTTTCCAAAACACTGCACGATCAAACATCGGAGGCAATTCTTCTATTGG GTATTGGTTTCTTCATCTACgcaattgcttttgttgcttgGAAAATAACGAATGCCAGAAGGATCGCTCATATAATCGAAGCGCTTAATAAAGAAACCACATCAGCCCTTGTGTAA
- the LOC105233074 gene encoding uncharacterized protein LOC105233074 isoform X2: MYLHPSMYQIYPDEVKTISYYSAIMNIRRITESYCSHSRETSQRCLNHSACDYALSDPVLIVITLTAVVGSFCLLSGLIILCAVSKTLHDQTSEAILLLGIGFFIYAIAFVAWKITNARRIAHIIEALNKETTSALV, encoded by the exons ATGTACTTGCATCCGTCCATGTACCAAATTTATCCAGATGAAGTCAAGACAATCAGTTATTATAGTGCAATCATGAATATAAGACGCATAACGGAATCGTATTGTTCTCACTCTCg cGAAACATCACAACGTTGCTTAAATCATTCCGCTTGTGATTACGCACTCAGCGATCCAGTTTTAATAGTCATTACTTTAACAGCGGTAGTTGGTTCATTTTGTTTACTAAGCGGATTAATTATTTTGTGTGCAGTTTCCAAAACACTGCACGATCAAACATCGGAGGCAATTCTTCTATTGG GTATTGGTTTCTTCATCTACgcaattgcttttgttgcttgGAAAATAACGAATGCCAGAAGGATCGCTCATATAATCGAAGCGCTTAATAAAGAAACCACATCAGCCCTTGTGTAA